The genomic stretch TCTTCGCCACCCTCTTTTCCCTGTTCGTCTCCTTCACGGTCACGCCGATGCTTTCTTCGCGGCTCTATAAAAAGGGATTCGAAGAAAAGCACCACCCCATCTGGGAGCGCGTCGACCGGTTTGGGGGACGGGTCAGGAACCTCTATGCGGTGCTCCTCCATGGCGCCCTGGCCCATCCCCAAAAAGTCCTCGCCGGCGGCTTGGCGCTTTTTATCGCCTCCATAAGCCTAATCTACCCCTTTCAGGTCGTCGGCGCCGAGTTCCTGCCGAAGACCGATGAAGGCAGCTTCAGCGTCACCGTCGAAATGCCCATCGGCACGCCCTTTGCGTTGACCGACAAAGAGACCCTTAAGGTCGAGCAGTTCTGCCAAACGATCCCGGAAGTTGATAAGGTCCAATCGCGCATCAGCGGCAACCAGGGAAGCGTTCAGGTGAAGCTTCGGAACAAGAAAGACCGAAAGCGGACCGTCTGGGAGATCGCCGATGACGTGCGCAACTGGAGCAAGCAGAACTTCCCCCCTGGCGTCGTCCGGGTGAGTGAAGCGACGGCCTCCATCGCCGGTCTACCCGGTGGCGGCGGCCCGCGCGGCGCCGGCGGCGGCAACGTGCAGATCGAGATCCTCGGAGCGGATCAGGACAAACTGCTGTCCATCTCCGAGGAGGTCATGGACATCCTGCGCAACACACCGGGGTCGAAGGATGTCAACAGCAGTTGGCGCCTCGGCCAGCCGGAGATCCAGACCGTCATCAACCGGGAGCAGGCCAAGTACTATGGCGCTTCTCTGAACGATATTGCCACAGCCTTGCAGACTGGCGTCAGCGGCAGCACCGCCGGCGTCTACCGCAAAGACGGCGATGAGCTCGAAATCAATGTCCGCTTTAAAGACGGTGACAAGTTAAGCAACCAGGATCTGAAGAGCATCCCTGTCACCGTCGGCGGCCAGAACATCGCCATCAGCAACCTGGTCGAGTTTAAAGAGGGTACAGGACCGCGATCCATCCGCCGCGTCGACAAGCAGCGGGCCATCACCATCTCCTGCAACTTAAACGACCGTCCGCTGCAGGAGTTCATCAGCGAGGTGCAGCAGAAGATCAAGGCCCGCCACTTCGACCCCCTCTACTCGATCAAGATGGCCGGCCAGGCCCAGAACATGAACGACACCTTCAGCCAGATGCTGAGCGCCTTAGGGCTGTCGCTGATCCTGGTCTACATGGTGCTCGTCGTGCTCTATGAATCCTTCCTGACGCCCTTTATCCGCATGTTCTCGCTGCCCCTCGGCTTTATCGGCGCTGTCGTGGCGCTGGCCTTGACGAAGAACAGCCTCAACCTCTTTTCCATGATGGGCATCATCATGATGGACGGCCTGGTGGCCAAAAACGGCACGCTGCTCCTTGACTACGCCTTGACCCTCATGGATCGGGGATTCAAGCCGCGCGAAGCGATCATCGAGGCTGGTAAGACGCGCTTGCGGCCGATCGTCATGACGACGATGACCATGGTCTTCGGCATGCTGCCCACGGCCTTAGCCATCGCCGAAGGCGCTGAAAACCGTGTCGGCATGGCCTGGGTGCTCATCGGCGGCCTGCTCAGTTCCACCTTCTTCACCCTGATCATCATCCCGATCATCTTCATCGCCATGCACCGTTGGAAAGACAAGTTCTCCACCGGCGGATGGACAGGGTTGTTCAAGAAGCGGGGCGGGGAGAAGGCGGTAGGAGGGGCCTGAGCAAGGGTGCCACTGGAACGACAGATCGAATATCCCGGCATCGTCAATGGAGATTGTACGCCAGTTGTTGCGGCTTAAGCCGAAATCCGGCACACCTCATCACGAATCAGTTCCAAGCGGTTCGATTCGACAAAGTCGAGGGCCAATTGGTTCGCCCGGTCAAAGCGCTCCTTCAGCCGCAAGGACGGCACCACATCGCCGTAGATGCACCACTCGCAGACATGTTGCTTGGGTAGCGGAGACAGGCCGAGAAAGCCGAGCACATCCTTGAGCGGGTAGCCGAGGGCGAGGCCGATCTCGTGCGGGAGTTGGCCGCCCTTGCACCATCGCTCTCTCAAGTGGAAAAGAAACGGCTGTACATCCAGGGGCCAGGGGAGTCGCTTGTTCCGGTATTGACGCAGACGGCCGAAGCGCTTCAACGTTGCCCGGACTTGCGGCTCACGGTAAAAGAGCACCCAAGCGCACTTCTCGCAGCGTTTGAGCAGGAACATTTCCACACCCCAATCGCGCGCCAGTCGCCGGGCTTCCTTCAGCGTCGAGGCGATGTTTTTTCCGAAGAAGGGCTCTTGAAAGCGGATAAACTCGCCGGCCTTTCCTGCAAAGAGGACTCTGGAGAGGTTGACAAAGAGCCATTTCTCAAATCGCGCCTGGCGGATGTCTTTCTCCGCCAGGCTGTCTTTCCATAGACCAAAAAACGATCCCATGAGCAATCCCTCCCAAGAACGGCATGATCGCGATCCAAAAAAGTGCTGGTACCGCTATTCTACATGAAAATGATTTTCAGTTTCAAGTATTTTTTTCTAGCCGCCATCGTGATTTCGGTCGAAACCGCTTAGACATGATGTGGAGGTCGGAATTGTGGAAATAGGCGCATTCATTTATAATCGATAGTGAGGAGAGTTTGACGAACCGCAACATATGGACAATGGAAAAACCCCCTCGCCGCGAGGGGGTTTTTGAGCAAATATCTGTGATCAGAGGAGTCGGTCCTTATGTCAGAGGTGTTGCTGCCGGCCTTGGCGGCTGCGATGATGACGGTGCTTGGGGCGGTGCCTTTTTTCTTTATCACCGTCACACACCGGTTGCGGGACATCCTGCTGGGATTGGCGGCGGGCATGATGGTGACGGCGGCTTTCGCCTTGTTGCAGCAGACGCCGGACTTCTGGTTGGTAGCCCCCGGGATGGTCATCGGCGCCGGACTCCTCTTTGTCCTGCTCCGTTTCTTGCCGGAAGGCGGACGGTTGGCTTGGTTGACCTTTGCGGCCATCGCCCTGCACAACGTTCCCGAGGGTCTCGTCGTCGGTGTCGGTTATGCCGATGGGGACAAACTGGGCCTCTTGATGGCGCTGACCATCGGCTTGCAGAACGTGCCGGAAGGGTTGGTCATCGTCGCTCCGCTGCTGGAACAGGGCGTCAACCGCTGGAAAGCCCTCTCCTTCGTCTTCGCCGCCGCCATGGTGGAGCCTTTGTTCGCCCTCTCCGGCTATGTCCTGGTGGAGCAGGTGCAGGGCCTTTTGCCCGTCGCCCTCGGTTTTGCTGCCGGCGCTATGCTCTACGTCACCTTTCGGGAGTTGATCCCCGATACCCATGGCCATGGTTTTGAGGAACAGGCGACTTTCGCCTTTCTGACCGGTGTGATCGTCATGATGGGGTTGGCGACAGCGCTGGGATAAAGAGGGGCAGACGGTTGCCGGCGTCAGTCAGGCTGCGCCGGGTTTTCACAACCTGGTCAAAAGGCAACCGGGTGCGCCCATCTATGCCGCTGCTATTCATGAAGTTTTACGGAAGGCGCTTCAGGCAGAAAAGTTTTCAACAGAAAGAATCCGGCAGTGCCGGCGGCGACTGAAGCCAGGAGGATGGCGACTTTCGCTTGATTCAGCAGTTCCGGCGCCTCCGGGAAGGCCAAGCCGGAGATGAAGAGGGACATGGTAAAACCGATGCCGGCCAGCCAGGAGAGGCCGTATAACTGGATGAAGGTCATGCCTTCCGGCAGAGAGGCCAGGCCAAGGCGGATAGCCAGCCAGGAAAAGAGCGTCACACCCACCTGTTTGCCGGCGATGAGACCGATCAGGATCCCCAGGCTGACCGGAGTGGTCAGGCCGGACAGGTCATCAAGGGGTACGCCGGCGTTAGCGAAGGCGAAGAGCGGCATGATCAAGAAGCCCACCCAGGGATGGAGCGCATGCTCTAACCGGTGCAGGGGAGATGTGGCCCGATCGGCGAGGTGGTTCAATTGAGCGATCAGGCTGTGCACCTCCTCGGTGACGACGGTGTCTCCCGATTTCCCTTGATCATGAAAGCCCTGAATGGTTTCTTCGACCCGTTCAGCAAACTCTTCCGTGTCGATGATGGTCCGCATGGGAATGGTCAAGGCCAGCAGGACGCCGGCGATGGTGGCGTGGATCCCCGACTTGAGAAAGGCGACCCACAAGATGAGGCCAAGGAGGATATAGGGCGTGATCTTGCGGACGCCGCTGGTGTTGAGCAGGATGAGTGCGGCGCCAACGACAGCCGCAAGGGCAAGGTAGCTGAGCTGGAGCGTTTCTGTATAGAAAAAGGCGATGACAAGCACCGCGCCCAGATCGTCGACGATAGCAATGGCGATGAGGAGGATTTTCAGGGCTAAGGGAACCTGCGGTCCCAACAAGGACAGGGCGCCTAGGGCGAAGGCGATATCGGTGGCCATAGGTATGCCCCAGCCGCCGGCGCTCGGCAAGTTCAAGTTGAACAGGATATAGATAACAGCCGGAGCAACCATCCCGCCGATGGCGGCGACGATGGGAAGGCTGGCTTTTTTCAACGACGAGAGTTCCCCCTCCAGGATCTCCCTTTTGATCTCGAGGCCTACCACAAAAAAGAAGATGGCCATCAGTCCATCGTTGATCCACAGGATCATCGCTTTCGAGAGACCGAATCCCGGCAGACCGATGGTGAAGGGTTGGGCGAAAAAAGCCTCATAGAGCGGTCGCCAGGGCGAATTGGCGATAAGCAGCGCCAGGGCTGTACAGACGAGCAGGATGATGCTGCTCGATGTTTCTGTCTGGATGAACGCCTCGACAGGTCGTTTGATCGTCTCCTTGATAAAACGCAATGCTTTTTCTCTCATTTTTACCTCCCAGGTTATTATTGTATTTCCTCTGCAAAGGAAAAGGGCGCACTCTGATCCTACAATAGCATGCCCTGCTTGTCATGAGAAGGACTGTCGCGTACAGCCGGGGCAAGCATAGCGGTTCTGAATAATCGAACTTTTCACTTGCCCATTGCGCAACCTTTCGCTTTGGTCGTATAATGCCAACGTAAAAACCACATACCGATTCGGATGAAGCTTACGGGAGAGCGGTCGCCGGACCCGCCGAAGGAGTCACACTCTCAGGCCCTTGTCACACAAGGAGAACCGCAAGCGGACGAAACTCTGGAGAGACCCTGCCAGACAGGGCGCCGAAGGGGCAAAGCGGTCAGACTTTACCGTTAAATCTCTCAGGCAAAAGGACAGAGCAAGTGCGAGAAGAAACGGCCAAGCGACCGCCGATGATGCGGAGTGCCCACAGAAGCAGGTCCGACGCTGATGAGGGTGGGTCCAAGGCAGCATGGGCGAAATGCTCGCCCTGGGGCTGCTCCCTTTTTGCTGTGGTTTTTTCTCGGTCCGCTCTTCAGAGTCAAATCATCGATTTGGCTTTTTTTCGTTTTCTCAACACAAACAAGGAGTTGACCGCCATGGACCTCATCAGACTGCTGGACCAGATCGACAGCCTCGTTTGGGGCCCCCCCTTGCTCATCCTGCTCGTCGGCACCGGCATCTTCCTGACCATCCGGCTCGGCCTCCTGCAGGTCACCTGCCTGCCTCTGGCGCTTCGCTTGATCTTCACCGCCAAAAATGACGGCGACGGCGATGTGAACAGCTTCGGCGCCCTCTGCACGGCCCTCGCCGCCACCGTCGGTACGGGGAACATCGTCGGCGTGGCCACCGCCATCAAGGCCGGCGGACCGGGCGCCCTCTTCTGGATGTGGGTGGCCGCCTTCTTCGGCATGGCGACGAAATACGCCGAAGGCCTCCTGGCCGTCAAGTATCGTTCCGTCGACGCCAACGGGCAGATCTCCGGCGGTCCCATGTACTACATCGTCAACGGCCTCGGCGCCAAGTACAAACCGCTTGCCATCATGTTTGCCGCCAGCGGCGTTCTCGTCGCCTTTTTCGGCATCGGCACCTTCCCTCAGGTCAATGCCATCGTCACAATCACAGCGTCGGGCCTGGGCATCCCCATCCCGGTCACGGCCGCCGTCATCACTCTGCTTGTGGCGCTGATCACCTTAGGTGGTTTAAAAAGCATCGCCAAGGTCTCTGAAAAGATTGTCCCCTTTATGGCGATCTTCTACATCCTCATCAGCATCGGCGTCCTTGTCATCTACGCCGATCGACTGCCCCAGGCCATCCAACTGGTCATCAGCAGCGCATTCACCGGCTCGGCCGCTACCGGCGGCTTCTTGGGCGCCACGGTGATGATGGCGATCCGCAACGGCGTCGCCCGAGGCGTTTTCTCCAACGAATCGGGCCTCGGCAGCGCCCCCATCGCCGCTGCAGCCGCGAAGACCAAATGGCCGGCTGAACAGGGCCTCATCTCTATGACAGGTACCTTCATCGACACGATCATCATCTGCACCATGACCGGTCTGGTGCTCATCGTCACCGGCGCCTGGTCGGGCGACCTGGCTGGATCGGCCATGACCCAAGCCGCCTTTGTCGCCGGCTTCCCTCTCCTCGGCAAGGTCATGCTGACGCTGGGGCTGGTCCTCTTCGCCTTCACCACCATCCTCGGCTGGAACTATTACGGCGAGCGCTGTTGCGAGTACCTCTTCGGCGTCAAGGGGATCATGCCCTACCGGGTCATCTTCATCATCCTTGTCGCCGCCGGCGCCTTCCTGAAGCTAGAAGCCATCTGGCTCCTCGCTGACATCGTCAACGGCCTCATGGCCATCCCCAACCTGATCGCCCTGCTCGGCCTCTCCGGCGTCGTCATCGCCGAGACGAAGCGCTACCTGAATCACCTGCACGCGCAGGAGAAAGGGCAGGTCAATCGGGGGCAAGGCCCATTGAAACAACGGGTAGCTGAGAAATAGAATCCGCGGTCGCTGACACCGCGGAATGATAAAGATCAGAAAGGTCAAAGCCCTTGCCGGGTGAGTGGATTATTGACGGCAAGGGCGTCATCGTTGCCCCTCGTCGGATAGCCGTGTTTTTTCCGCAGATAGCTGATCTCCTGGAGCCCGCACCCCCCCGAATCACAGTCGATACAATCGAGGCAGTGGGTGAAGTCAAATCCGGCTGTGAAAGGGCAGACGGCGATGCAGTTGGCGCAACTGTGACCGTTCTCCTGCCAGAAGCGCAAGCAGGATTCTGCGTCGATGGTCCACTTTTCCACTCCGGGGTTGTTGTTGGCGCAAGCGACCTCGAAGGACGGTTCGCCAGTGCTGATCGACCTCGACGGGCAATGGTCCGCACAGGCCAGACAGTTGCGGCAAAAACGGGCGATGCCGAAATCGACAGGAGAATCGGCTAGGAGGGGCATATTCGTCAAGACCTTGCACAGCCGCACATTGGAGCCGAATTCCGGCGTGATCAACAAACCGTGCCGGCCCAGTTCGCCGAGCCCGGCGTCGATGGCCAAGGGGATGCTCAACGCTGTGTCGTTCATGCAGGGGATGGCCCTATAGCCGAGGGAACGGATAAACTCCGCCAGCGATACGGCGGTGATAGCCATGCGTGAATAACCCAACGAGGCGGCGGTGCTGCCGGCTGTGGCCGGGGACTCTTCGATCAGCTCCCGGTTCATCGCCAGGGCAATCACGATGGCTGTCTGCACGGAGGCGGGAATGACGAAGCGGTCCCTTTCTTCGGAAGGTTCGTCGACATCCTCGAAGACGAAAGGTTTCTCCAGGTCTTTCGCATAGACCCACTTCGGATCCAGCCGAGCCACCCCAACCAAGTCGGCGCCGTACAGGCGTGCCTGCGCCTTCACGACTCGCGTCATGTCGCCGGTGCTGGCCTCCCATTTATCGCGATGGAGCGCTTCGGGAATGAAGAGGGGTTTCCAGTTTAAAAACCGGCTGTTCGGAAAGCCGTAAGCGCCCAGGATCAGATTGAGCGCGTTGGCGCCCAGGTCGGCGGCGTAGTCCAGCCGGCTCTTTCCTGGGACATCGCTGTAGATATTCGCCATCATGCTGGCAAACATCTTCTCCGTGAAGTGCAGAATGCCTTTCTTGCCTGTGTCTTGCATGCCCACGGTGACAAAGGCTTGGTCTTCCACGGAAAAACGCCGGTAACGGCTTGCGTCGATGCGGTGAGCGGGGTCTTTGCGGTGATGGCGCTCTCTCGGAATCATTGCCTGCTCCCCCTCAGCAAAAAAGTTGTCTGACGCAAAAAAGATGTGACATAGGTCAATCTTTCGACGAAAACACCAGATTCCTGCTTGTCCCGAAAGGGAATTTGCACATTGGGCGACACTCGGCTACTTGTTCAGCACGGTGAAACCGTATTTTTCAAAGACAACCTTCGCAGCAGGCCCTTCAAGGTACGTCAAAAACTCCTCGGCGTCCGTGGCGTTCTTGCTCTCTTTCAACACTGCTCCCGGGTAGAGGACCGGCGAATGGGAACCTTCCGGTGCCTGAGTGACGATCTTGACCTTGTCGGAGGTCTTGGCGTCGGTCTCATAGACGATGCCGGCTTCCGTATTGCCCGTTTCCACATAAGTCAGCACTTGACGGACATCTTTGGCAAAGACCACCTTGTCTTTCACGGCGTCAGCCAGGGCCAGTGTTGTCAATACCTCCTGAGCGTACCTGCCGGCGGGCATGCTCTGAGGTTCGCCGATGGCCAGTTTTTTCACTTTGTCTCCTGCCAGATCGGAAAAGGCGGTGATGGAGGAATCCTTGGGGGCCACCAGGACCACCTTGTTTTTCAGCAGGTTCTTGCGGGTGGTTCTGTCGATGAGGTTCTTGGCTTGCAGATCATCCATCTGTGTGGGTGCTGCGGAGATGAAGATGTCCGCCGGCGCGCCTCGCTCGATCTGTTGCTGCAGGGAACCGGATGGGCCGAAGTTATAGGT from Heliomicrobium modesticaldum Ice1 encodes the following:
- a CDS encoding DUF3793 family protein — protein: MGSFFGLWKDSLAEKDIRQARFEKWLFVNLSRVLFAGKAGEFIRFQEPFFGKNIASTLKEARRLARDWGVEMFLLKRCEKCAWVLFYREPQVRATLKRFGRLRQYRNKRLPWPLDVQPFLFHLRERWCKGGQLPHEIGLALGYPLKDVLGFLGLSPLPKQHVCEWCIYGDVVPSLRLKERFDRANQLALDFVESNRLELIRDEVCRISA
- the modA gene encoding molybdate ABC transporter substrate-binding protein produces the protein MRHRKWLSRLTLLTFLAATLLSGCNSPPPSKDRASPINLTVSAASSLKDALMEISDLYAKEKTGVAITYNFGPSGSLQQQIERGAPADIFISAAPTQMDDLQAKNLIDRTTRKNLLKNKVVLVAPKDSSITAFSDLAGDKVKKLAIGEPQSMPAGRYAQEVLTTLALADAVKDKVVFAKDVRQVLTYVETGNTEAGIVYETDAKTSDKVKIVTQAPEGSHSPVLYPGAVLKESKNATDAEEFLTYLEGPAAKVVFEKYGFTVLNK
- the nhaA gene encoding Na+/H+ antiporter NhaA is translated as MREKALRFIKETIKRPVEAFIQTETSSSIILLVCTALALLIANSPWRPLYEAFFAQPFTIGLPGFGLSKAMILWINDGLMAIFFFVVGLEIKREILEGELSSLKKASLPIVAAIGGMVAPAVIYILFNLNLPSAGGWGIPMATDIAFALGALSLLGPQVPLALKILLIAIAIVDDLGAVLVIAFFYTETLQLSYLALAAVVGAALILLNTSGVRKITPYILLGLILWVAFLKSGIHATIAGVLLALTIPMRTIIDTEEFAERVEETIQGFHDQGKSGDTVVTEEVHSLIAQLNHLADRATSPLHRLEHALHPWVGFLIMPLFAFANAGVPLDDLSGLTTPVSLGILIGLIAGKQVGVTLFSWLAIRLGLASLPEGMTFIQLYGLSWLAGIGFTMSLFISGLAFPEAPELLNQAKVAILLASVAAGTAGFFLLKTFLPEAPSVKLHE
- a CDS encoding efflux RND transporter permease subunit, with product MNLTDFSIKRPAGISMIVLFFVVLGLYSFNRIGVELLPAMNTPFVTVQVSYPGAAAEDVEKQVIEPLEEAVSSVSKLKKLTAMANAGSGFVILEFDLSADPDQAVLDVTKKVDAVKGRLPDEANDPVVIKRDINAQAIMTLSVSSDGLSKLETYKLADEMIQERLKRVQGVSEIEVYGGRQKEIAVEVDPKKLTVFNVSLNSIVNKIKSENANKPVGKLYRQRDYDLRLLGEYQSVKEIENLAIPSGDGAAVPLKNVATVKEQIKEVRNMTRLNGEESVGIEIFKQSDSSVVDVGKGLNAEIEKLRKELPGVTIYVANDASDYVQKALNNTQMSIFEGIVTTAFALFFFLKEWRSMVTVLIAIPTSLISVIFVMYLFDFTFNMMSLMGMALCIGILVDDSIVVLENIHRHLTMGKDARTAARDGRGEIGMAAIAITLCDVVVFLPIAFMEGMVGQFFRQFGLTIVFATLFSLFVSFTVTPMLSSRLYKKGFEEKHHPIWERVDRFGGRVRNLYAVLLHGALAHPQKVLAGGLALFIASISLIYPFQVVGAEFLPKTDEGSFSVTVEMPIGTPFALTDKETLKVEQFCQTIPEVDKVQSRISGNQGSVQVKLRNKKDRKRTVWEIADDVRNWSKQNFPPGVVRVSEATASIAGLPGGGGPRGAGGGNVQIEILGADQDKLLSISEEVMDILRNTPGSKDVNSSWRLGQPEIQTVINREQAKYYGASLNDIATALQTGVSGSTAGVYRKDGDELEINVRFKDGDKLSNQDLKSIPVTVGGQNIAISNLVEFKEGTGPRSIRRVDKQRAITISCNLNDRPLQEFISEVQQKIKARHFDPLYSIKMAGQAQNMNDTFSQMLSALGLSLILVYMVLVVLYESFLTPFIRMFSLPLGFIGAVVALALTKNSLNLFSMMGIIMMDGLVAKNGTLLLDYALTLMDRGFKPREAIIEAGKTRLRPIVMTTMTMVFGMLPTALAIAEGAENRVGMAWVLIGGLLSSTFFTLIIIPIIFIAMHRWKDKFSTGGWTGLFKKRGGEKAVGGA
- a CDS encoding alanine/glycine:cation symporter family protein, with amino-acid sequence MDLIRLLDQIDSLVWGPPLLILLVGTGIFLTIRLGLLQVTCLPLALRLIFTAKNDGDGDVNSFGALCTALAATVGTGNIVGVATAIKAGGPGALFWMWVAAFFGMATKYAEGLLAVKYRSVDANGQISGGPMYYIVNGLGAKYKPLAIMFAASGVLVAFFGIGTFPQVNAIVTITASGLGIPIPVTAAVITLLVALITLGGLKSIAKVSEKIVPFMAIFYILISIGVLVIYADRLPQAIQLVISSAFTGSAATGGFLGATVMMAIRNGVARGVFSNESGLGSAPIAAAAAKTKWPAEQGLISMTGTFIDTIIICTMTGLVLIVTGAWSGDLAGSAMTQAAFVAGFPLLGKVMLTLGLVLFAFTTILGWNYYGERCCEYLFGVKGIMPYRVIFIILVAAGAFLKLEAIWLLADIVNGLMAIPNLIALLGLSGVVIAETKRYLNHLHAQEKGQVNRGQGPLKQRVAEK
- a CDS encoding reductive dehalogenase; protein product: MIPRERHHRKDPAHRIDASRYRRFSVEDQAFVTVGMQDTGKKGILHFTEKMFASMMANIYSDVPGKSRLDYAADLGANALNLILGAYGFPNSRFLNWKPLFIPEALHRDKWEASTGDMTRVVKAQARLYGADLVGVARLDPKWVYAKDLEKPFVFEDVDEPSEERDRFVIPASVQTAIVIALAMNRELIEESPATAGSTAASLGYSRMAITAVSLAEFIRSLGYRAIPCMNDTALSIPLAIDAGLGELGRHGLLITPEFGSNVRLCKVLTNMPLLADSPVDFGIARFCRNCLACADHCPSRSISTGEPSFEVACANNNPGVEKWTIDAESCLRFWQENGHSCANCIAVCPFTAGFDFTHCLDCIDCDSGGCGLQEISYLRKKHGYPTRGNDDALAVNNPLTRQGL
- a CDS encoding ZIP family metal transporter, with protein sequence MSEVLLPALAAAMMTVLGAVPFFFITVTHRLRDILLGLAAGMMVTAAFALLQQTPDFWLVAPGMVIGAGLLFVLLRFLPEGGRLAWLTFAAIALHNVPEGLVVGVGYADGDKLGLLMALTIGLQNVPEGLVIVAPLLEQGVNRWKALSFVFAAAMVEPLFALSGYVLVEQVQGLLPVALGFAAGAMLYVTFRELIPDTHGHGFEEQATFAFLTGVIVMMGLATALG